One genomic region from Pyxicephalus adspersus chromosome 1, UCB_Pads_2.0, whole genome shotgun sequence encodes:
- the LOC140339978 gene encoding retinoblastoma-binding protein 5-like produces the protein MIELQGVPNDEVHPLLGVKGDSKSKKKQSGRPKGAKGKEKDSQFNPKTCKGDRGMSLDAAMKGKAQNELPQVLTGGGAISELL, from the exons ATGATTGAATTGCAAGGAGTGCCTAATGATG AAGTCCATCCCCTACTTGGTGTGAAGGGAGACAGTAAATCCAAGAAGAAGCAGTCTGGACGGCCTAAAGGAGCTAAAGGTAAAGAGAAAGACTCTCAATTTAATCCGAAAACCTGCAAGGGTGACAGGGGCATGTCTCTGGATGCTGCAATGAAAGGCAAAGCTCAGAATGAGCTGCCACAAGTACTGACAG GAGGTGGTGCAATTTCTGAGCTCCTGTAA
- the LOC140339986 gene encoding retinoblastoma-binding protein 5-like has translation MNLELLESFGQNYPEEADGTLDCISMALTCTFNRWGTLLAVGCNDGRIVIWDFLTRGIAKILSAHIHPVCSLCWSRDGHKLVSASTDNIVMCWLMPLTVSHRESTLTCRTFHIGCALK, from the exons ATGAATTTGGAGCTACTCG AATCTTTTGGACAGAACTACCCAGAG gaagCAGATGGCACATTGGATTGCATTAGCATGGCCCTCACCTGTACCTTTAATAGGTGGGGGACGCTTCTTGCTGTGGGTTGTAATGACGGCCGTATTGTTATATGGGACTTCTTAACGCGAGGCATTGCTAAGATCTTAAGTGCTCACATTCATCCTGTGTGTTCTCTATG CTGGAGCAGAGATGGTCATAAGCTTGTGAGTGCCTCTACGGATAACATAGTTATGTGTTGGTTGATGCCACTGACAGTCAGTCATAGGGAGTCAACACTTACATGTCGCACTTTTCATATAGGCTGTGCATTAAAATAA